A single Rhopalosiphum padi isolate XX-2018 chromosome 4, ASM2088224v1, whole genome shotgun sequence DNA region contains:
- the LOC132928657 gene encoding cilia- and flagella-associated protein 70-like — translation MLQRAERCVELDKFENDSLIRENLLSWTPISHENDPLIKCVILLLEFELVKWNLFFQKKVTDTLKFLNNIELNEQLNIFENDLLHVIYSESPRKELHLVYLKGAMHCYKNEWYVKGAEICQIACTVLRTPMILTLLAKCLIQIGELETAESALNEANVMDIKNEEVWAYLTVVNIKMGNAGEAKVCYIRALECGLQTEMKNEINTLFGKELDMLI, via the exons ATGCTGCAAAGGG CTGAAAGGTGTGTTGAATTAGACAAGTTTGAAAATGATAGTCTCATTCGCGAAAATCTTTTGAGTTGGACACCAATAAGTCATGAAAACGATCCATTGATtaaatgtgtaattttattattagaattcgAATTAGTAAAA TGGAATTTGTTTTTTCAGAAGAAAGTTACTGACACATTAAAATTTCTTAACAATATAGAGTTAAACGAACaactcaatatttttgaaaatgactTGCTACACGTAATATATTCAGAATCACCTCGCAAAGAGTTACATTTGGTATACTTGAAAGGAGCTATGCATTGCTATAAAAATGAATGGTATGTCAAAGGAGCGGAAATTTGTCAAATTGCTTGCACTGTACTACGCACGCCAATGATACTCACGCTATTAGCTAAATGTTTAATACAG ATTGGTGAATTGGAAACCGCCGAGAGCGCACTGAACGAAGCAAACGTTATGGACATAAAGAATGAGGAAGTGTGGGCATACCTGACTGTCGTAAACATAAAAATGGGAAACGCCGGCGAAGCGAAAGTGTGTTACATACGAGCACTTGAG tgtGGACTACAAACAGAAAtgaaaaacgaaataaatacattatttggaAAGGAGTTGGATATgctcatataa
- the LOC132930736 gene encoding uncharacterized protein LOC132930736, whose translation MLIYFESLNEVEQIFQKSTSNNKNDIKQTWVCIVDLLPLVYDGTSDEAETRVQMCGQYPLKGIGERNQNLLSDAAYLSATISCPAGLIRIGSTTPNNVLNIAVHGLYNPSLSSHRRQSRESDTTCSAILHLPSAIDSEIHNSVFERGTYTDVTRDVNDLRWFSLDNMPATVSTTGQRFEEYNGIVVNSAKIPKPKNVLFKGPRFEWNLWNRFLMNEISSYALQDFIFKQRYLLVTFLFNENNHMMINNTRKTPSRESNTSIKNEVVFVAFLDLSKLLEPNCTSIRCLSIVHNIDVEIVKHNELSFKNFDLGKLIKTNIEEDLKKSSTPVLETSDNEGVFTQMSTEWAFPFIVVDISVNYSLYDQYLKYLTSRQITLMQMNIIPEFSQAVICNGPTLNKYQDTLKNIIETLINNSERINDQNSLNVEKYVHELQISETYKSMYSLLFGEIQLYIRENYESPMIGETIQSFVNRIFTDLVNKMKNAVESFEFPQHGSVDNIQFDCVIVYAREADEMEQLERAKIFYFDIICICRNTVDHSRGQQQWRNRVEIFDNESRRLQRSVRPAQCLLFNTEHV comes from the exons ATGCTAa TTTATTTTGAATCACTGAATGAAGTAGAACAAATCTTTCAAAAATCAACgagcaataataaaaacgatattaaaCAGACATGGGTCTGTATAGTGGACTTGTTGCCATTAGTGTATg ATGGTACTAGTGATGAAGCGGAAACACGTGTTCAAATGTGCGGACAGTACCCGTTGAAGGGGATCGGTGAGCGCAATCAGAATTTGCTGTCGGACGCGGCGTACTTAAGCGCGACCATATCGTGTCCGGCCGGACTGATTCGGATTGGATCGACGACGCCAAACAACGTATTAAACATCGCCGTGCACGGCCTGTATAATCCGTCGTTGAGCAGCCATCGGCGTCAAAGTCGTGAGTCGGACACCACGTGTTCGGCCATACTGCACCTGCCCTCGGCAATCGactcg gaAATCCATAACTCCGTATTTGAGCGTGGCACGTACACAGACGTAACGAGGGACGTAAACGATCTGCGATGGTTCAGCTTGGATAACATGCCGGCAACCGTTTCCACCACAGGTCAGAG GTTCGAGGAATACAACGGCATAGTGGTGAATTCGGCGAAAATTCCCAAACCAAAAAACGTACTGTTCAAAGGGCCCAGATTCGAATGGAATTTATGGAACCGATTTCTCATGAACGAAATATCTTCATATGCATTACAAGACTTCATATTCAA ACAAAGATATCTACTtgtcacatttttatttaacgaaAACAACCACATGATGATAAACAATACTAGAAAAACACCTTCCCGGGAGTCAAATACGAGCATCAAAAATGAAGTAGTATTTGTAGCTTTTTTGGATTTGTCGAAGTTATTAGAGCCAAATT gtacttcaaTAAGATGTTTGTCCATTGTTCATAATATTGACGTAGAAATTGTAAAACATAACGAATTGTCATTCAAAAATTTTGACCTTGGTAAACTTATAAAGACAAATATCGAAGAAGATTTGAAAaag TCTAGTACACCAGTGTTAGAGACGTCTGACAATGAAGGGGTGTTCACTCAAATGTCTACCGAATGGGCATTTCCTTTTATAGTTGTTGACATTTCCGTGAATTATTCACTTTACgatcagtatttaaaatatttaacatcaaG acaGATCACTTTGATGCAGATGAATATTATTCCTGAATTCTCACAAGCTGTAATATGTAACGGGCCAACGTTAAATAAGTATCAAGAtaccttaaaaaatatcatagaaaCGTTGATAAATAAC TCGGAGAGAATTAATGatcaaaatagtttaaatgtagaaaaatatgTTCACGAACTTCAAATTTCTGAGACGTACAAGTCAATGTATTCGTTGTTATTCGGCGAAATCCAACTGTATATTCGAGAAAACTATGAAAGCCCTATGATTGGAGAAACAATTcag AGTTTCGTAAATCGTATTTTCACGGATTTGGTGAATAAAATGAAGAATGCAGTAGAATCATTCGAGTTTCCGCAACATGGCAGTGTTGATAACATACAATTCGATTGTGTGATCGTTTATGCCAGAGAAGCGGACGAGATGGAACAGTTGGAACGcgccaaaatattttactttgac ATTATTTGTATATGCCGCAATACAGTTGACCATTCACGAGGACAACAACAATGGCGAAATCGTGTTGAAATCTTTGATAATGAGTCACGGAGACTTCAGCGAAGTGTACGCCCTGCTCAgtgtttattattcaatactgAACATGTATGA